In a single window of the Phycisphaerales bacterium genome:
- a CDS encoding RHS repeat-associated core domain-containing protein, which translates to MSPFRSSDWDAENRLVTVRPIEGTEAAGMSRVDFGYDSAWRRVRKTVTPWDANTSNWASAPSLDRKYLWSGWRLLLETDVLASGGEAVLRSFTWGLDLAGLNGAVNSLEQAGTIGGLLAVREYDVSGGPSPADPVAYVYLYDANGNVGQVVDWSHTASDPAGAIVAHYEYDPYGGVTKAAGSYAAENAWRFSTKQWDDEAGLGYWGYRYYSPSLGRWMSRDPIEEEGGYGLYLYTHNAMPSKVDPLGLCEGRYEVSWWVCVRLDFSDPRTSTRPPDYYLRHPFKLPPRYFVWVT; encoded by the coding sequence ATGTCACCCTTCAGGTCGTCCGATTGGGATGCCGAGAACCGGCTCGTGACGGTGCGGCCGATCGAGGGCACGGAGGCGGCCGGGATGAGTCGGGTGGATTTCGGGTATGATTCGGCTTGGCGGCGGGTGCGGAAGACCGTGACGCCGTGGGATGCGAACACGAGCAACTGGGCGAGTGCGCCGTCGCTGGACCGGAAGTACCTATGGTCCGGGTGGCGGCTGTTGCTGGAGACGGACGTGCTGGCGAGCGGCGGGGAAGCCGTGCTGCGGAGTTTCACTTGGGGCCTGGACCTCGCGGGTCTGAATGGTGCGGTGAACTCGCTGGAGCAGGCCGGGACCATCGGCGGCCTGCTGGCCGTGCGGGAGTACGACGTCAGCGGCGGGCCGTCGCCGGCCGATCCGGTGGCCTACGTCTACCTGTACGACGCGAACGGCAACGTGGGGCAGGTGGTGGACTGGTCGCATACGGCATCCGACCCGGCCGGCGCCATCGTGGCCCACTACGAGTACGACCCCTACGGCGGCGTGACGAAGGCGGCGGGCAGCTACGCCGCCGAGAACGCCTGGCGCTTCAGCACGAAGCAATGGGATGATGAGGCGGGGCTCGGGTACTGGGGCTACCGCTACTACTCGCCGAGCTTGGGAAGGTGGATGTCGAGGGATCCGATTGAGGAGGAGGGCGGCTACGGCCTCTACCTATATACTCATAACGCAATGCCTAGCAAAGTCGATCCGTTAGGGCTCTGTGAAGGACGGTACGAAGTATCTTGGTGGGTATGCGTGCGCCTAGATTTCTCGGACCCTCGGACTAGCACCCGCCCACCCGACTACTATTTAAGACACCCGTTTAAACTGCCTCCTCGCTATTTTGTGTGGGTAACCTGA
- a CDS encoding PEP-CTERM sorting domain-containing protein gives MKKLALAAALAVSAAAFANIPLLNADIESNVTGQFGAIANWGPNGGWAPHAGFPTPTGLSGDLGGNFGFYSANTTETVGQLLPVVFEPNTTYRFYSYAIGGGNRLGAIPYQIGYAEADGPPEGRADFSLLATQVYDLDGVEDFILLDGVTYTTGATGDELGKQIWVRLGDGAAGGRSDIWFDSFALVPEPASFLLLGLGLLAARRR, from the coding sequence ATGAAGAAGCTTGCCTTGGCGGCAGCGCTGGCGGTGTCGGCCGCGGCGTTCGCGAACATTCCGCTCCTGAACGCGGACATCGAGAGCAATGTGACGGGCCAGTTTGGCGCCATCGCCAACTGGGGACCCAACGGCGGCTGGGCGCCGCATGCCGGTTTCCCGACGCCGACGGGTCTCTCGGGTGACCTCGGCGGTAATTTCGGCTTCTACAGCGCCAACACGACCGAAACTGTCGGCCAATTGCTCCCCGTGGTCTTCGAGCCCAACACCACCTATCGCTTCTACAGTTATGCTATCGGTGGTGGCAACCGCCTCGGGGCGATTCCCTACCAGATCGGTTATGCCGAAGCCGATGGTCCGCCGGAGGGCCGGGCGGATTTCTCCCTGCTAGCCACGCAGGTCTATGATCTCGACGGCGTCGAGGACTTCATCCTGCTCGATGGTGTCACCTACACGACCGGCGCGACGGGCGACGAGCTCGGCAAGCAGATCTGGGTGCGCCTGGGTGACGGTGCGGCCGGCGGTCGCAGCGACATCTGGTTCGATAGCTTCGCTCTGGTTCCGGAGCCGGCGAGCTTCCTGCTGCTGGGTCTGGGGCTGCTCGCAGCGCGTCGTCGTTAA
- a CDS encoding phosphopantothenoylcysteine decarboxylase has translation MSKPLHILITAGPTHEPIDAVRYLANRSSGKLGVALAAASQAAGHVTTLLLGPVAVEPPVGVALHRFESTSDLAALLDGHFPACDVLIMAAAVADYRLARPTAGKLPRSEGTLRLEFEPTPDLVAACAARRRPEQRIIGFALEEPGVLCKRAGEKLRSKGLAAMVANPLETMGAAGIQATVLTADGHVIEPANGAAMSKVEFSRWLIHWITPGG, from the coding sequence ATGAGCAAACCCCTGCACATCCTGATAACCGCCGGGCCGACGCACGAGCCCATCGACGCCGTGCGCTACCTGGCGAACCGCTCGAGCGGCAAGCTTGGCGTAGCGCTGGCCGCGGCCTCCCAGGCCGCGGGGCACGTGACCACGCTGCTGCTCGGACCAGTGGCCGTGGAACCGCCAGTCGGCGTAGCCCTGCACCGCTTCGAATCGACGTCTGATCTGGCCGCCCTGTTGGACGGGCATTTTCCGGCCTGTGACGTGTTGATCATGGCGGCGGCCGTCGCGGATTATCGACTCGCCCGGCCGACCGCGGGGAAATTGCCGCGTTCGGAGGGTACGCTGCGGTTGGAGTTCGAGCCGACCCCGGATCTGGTTGCAGCCTGCGCCGCACGTCGGCGACCGGAGCAGCGTATCATCGGTTTTGCGCTGGAGGAGCCGGGCGTGCTGTGCAAGCGGGCCGGTGAGAAACTGCGGAGCAAGGGGCTCGCGGCGATGGTCGCCAACCCGCTGGAGACGATGGGCGCGGCCGGCATTCAGGCGACGGTGCTCACGGCTGACGGGCACGTAATAGAACCGGCCAATGGCGCGGCCATGAGCAAGGTGGAGTTCTCCCGCTGGCTGATTCATTGGATCACGCCGGGTGGCTGA
- a CDS encoding phosphatase PAP2 family protein, translating into MTSDSAECAANSPPPVFHRGTTVRWRGLWIGLAALFAVFFLDAWLDQFLGVTWGPKLTPAIEKLKPVFPLLMLGVVFANLPNGKRLAIGFFTPLVVHLPILHGLKWIIGRARPMRGEGPFHFVPAAWPALCGDETYKYLDAFPSGHTTAPAIVALLLGIYFPRFRWIFYLWAAVLGLERIVTRWHYTSDVVAGWLLAAALVGLSVRILGPRYYHMGPWQPAESSLGPASARHP; encoded by the coding sequence ATGACCTCCGACTCGGCTGAATGCGCTGCCAATAGCCCCCCCCCTGTGTTCCACCGCGGTACCACTGTCCGGTGGCGTGGTCTGTGGATCGGTCTGGCCGCGCTCTTCGCAGTATTCTTCCTCGATGCGTGGTTGGATCAATTTCTGGGCGTTACCTGGGGTCCGAAACTCACTCCCGCGATCGAAAAACTGAAACCCGTATTCCCACTGCTGATGCTGGGGGTGGTGTTTGCGAATCTTCCGAACGGCAAACGCCTCGCGATCGGTTTCTTCACACCGCTCGTCGTTCACCTGCCGATTCTGCATGGGCTGAAGTGGATCATCGGTCGCGCCCGCCCCATGCGAGGCGAGGGGCCGTTTCATTTTGTCCCCGCGGCGTGGCCCGCTTTGTGCGGGGACGAAACATACAAGTATCTCGACGCGTTCCCCTCCGGGCACACCACCGCGCCCGCCATCGTCGCGCTCCTCCTCGGGATCTACTTCCCCCGTTTCCGCTGGATCTTCTACCTGTGGGCCGCCGTGCTCGGCCTCGAACGCATTGTCACACGTTGGCATTACACATCAGACGTAGTGGCCGGCTGGCTGCTGGCGGCAGCGCTCGTCGGGCTCTCGGTTCGTATCCTCGGACCGCGCTACTACCACATGGGACCGTGGCAGCCCGCAGAATCGTCGCTGGGTCCCGCCTCAGCGCGCCACCCATAG
- a CDS encoding cob(I)yrinic acid a,c-diamide adenosyltransferase translates to MPRITKVYTRTGDDGLTMLGSGARVPKTAARVVAYGSVDELNAQIGMVLTSGVEEALVTPLRTIQNELFHAGAELCMPPGPQARPGPRLESRHVAGLEALMDRLSEGLEPLQNFVLPGGDAAAAALHVARTVCRRAERDAWLLAAQEPVGADLLHYLNRLSDTLFVMSRYQNQQRGVPEPLWDSRA, encoded by the coding sequence TTGCCGCGGATTACGAAGGTCTATACCCGGACCGGCGACGACGGACTGACCATGCTGGGCAGTGGCGCGCGGGTCCCCAAGACCGCGGCGCGCGTCGTCGCGTACGGTTCGGTGGACGAGTTGAACGCCCAGATCGGAATGGTGCTCACGAGTGGTGTCGAGGAGGCCCTGGTTACGCCGCTGCGCACCATCCAGAACGAGCTGTTTCACGCCGGCGCCGAGTTGTGCATGCCGCCGGGTCCGCAGGCCCGCCCCGGACCGCGCCTCGAATCACGGCACGTCGCCGGGCTCGAAGCGCTCATGGATCGGCTGAGTGAGGGGCTCGAGCCGTTGCAGAATTTCGTGCTGCCCGGTGGAGATGCCGCCGCGGCGGCACTGCACGTGGCGCGGACGGTCTGCCGACGGGCGGAACGAGACGCCTGGCTGTTGGCGGCCCAGGAGCCGGTCGGCGCCGATCTGCTGCACTATCTCAATCGCCTCTCCGACACGCTGTTTGTCATGAGCCGCTATCAGAATCAGCAGCGCGGCGTACCCGAGCCGCTGTGGGACAGTCGCGCATGA
- a CDS encoding efflux RND transporter periplasmic adaptor subunit gives MTTHPGTATVTAPAAASHAPPQRARRVVWVVPVLLTLGILGAAGAGWLRPWFRSDGSVIDMFVVAPTTMMITLKEDGELRPVQSIEIKNEVQGERVTIEWLVPESTRVSAGDLLVKLASDDIRDRLEMDELELSNGKTALEQAEKELELTLSENESRIQKAEIDLKIAELEYTRYTEGEYEKALKAININIQQTETDLARKEDELVKNQRLEAMGFVSRAKIQEIEDTIERLKMTLSRYQLEKAIHENYEWEKNKLERSSAVDQARDELERERARAQSRESQARAKVQEQFQGLAIRETRYNRRREQLDRCEIRAPVDGVVQYGESGRGRGWRSERVGVGEQVFPGQIIMTLPDTSQMMVSTRIHEADRHKVGEGLRCIVTVPAVPGRTFTGTVTKIARFADSERSWLNPNLKEHATEIRLDEHDPALSPGDTARIEILIEEVRDVLAVPVQAIFSRGRQHYAFVQRGNDSEVVSVGLGRATPTMVEITGGLQAGQRVLMAPTELQLAKLPAPGESTGEGFNATETAAADTDGTSAG, from the coding sequence ATGACCACTCATCCCGGAACCGCTACCGTCACTGCCCCTGCGGCCGCCTCGCATGCCCCCCCACAGCGCGCCCGGCGGGTCGTCTGGGTCGTGCCGGTGTTACTCACGCTGGGGATTCTGGGAGCGGCCGGTGCCGGTTGGTTGCGCCCCTGGTTCCGCTCCGATGGCAGCGTCATTGATATGTTCGTTGTGGCACCCACCACGATGATGATCACCCTCAAGGAAGATGGAGAGCTGCGCCCGGTCCAATCGATCGAGATCAAGAACGAAGTGCAGGGGGAACGCGTGACGATCGAGTGGCTGGTTCCGGAAAGCACGCGTGTCAGCGCGGGAGACCTGCTGGTCAAGCTGGCCTCGGACGATATTCGTGATCGGCTGGAGATGGACGAGCTCGAGTTGAGCAATGGCAAGACCGCGCTGGAGCAGGCCGAGAAGGAGCTCGAACTCACGCTGAGCGAAAACGAGAGTCGCATTCAGAAAGCCGAAATTGACCTGAAGATCGCCGAACTCGAGTACACCCGCTACACCGAGGGTGAATACGAAAAAGCGCTCAAGGCCATCAACATCAACATCCAGCAGACCGAGACCGACCTGGCCCGAAAGGAAGACGAGCTGGTGAAGAATCAGCGGCTCGAGGCGATGGGATTCGTTTCGCGGGCCAAGATTCAGGAGATCGAGGACACGATCGAACGCCTGAAGATGACGCTTTCACGCTACCAGCTCGAAAAAGCGATCCACGAGAACTACGAATGGGAGAAGAACAAGCTCGAACGCTCTTCCGCCGTTGACCAGGCGCGGGATGAGCTCGAACGGGAGCGGGCCCGCGCGCAGTCCCGTGAATCGCAGGCCCGCGCCAAGGTGCAAGAGCAGTTCCAGGGGCTCGCCATTCGCGAGACACGCTACAACCGCCGCCGGGAACAGCTCGATCGCTGCGAAATTCGCGCCCCTGTCGATGGCGTCGTGCAGTACGGGGAGTCCGGCCGGGGCCGCGGCTGGCGCAGCGAGCGCGTGGGCGTCGGAGAGCAGGTCTTTCCAGGTCAGATCATCATGACCCTGCCCGACACGTCCCAGATGATGGTTTCCACGCGCATCCACGAAGCCGATCGTCACAAGGTCGGCGAGGGTCTGCGCTGCATCGTGACGGTGCCGGCGGTGCCCGGGCGCACCTTCACCGGCACGGTCACCAAGATCGCCCGCTTTGCCGACTCGGAGCGAAGTTGGCTGAATCCGAACCTGAAGGAGCACGCGACAGAAATCCGCCTCGATGAACACGATCCGGCGCTGTCTCCAGGCGACACCGCTCGCATCGAAATCCTGATCGAGGAAGTGCGCGACGTACTCGCAGTACCTGTGCAGGCCATTTTCTCCCGCGGGCGCCAGCACTACGCCTTCGTGCAACGCGGCAATGACTCTGAGGTGGTATCCGTGGGCCTGGGTCGCGCCACGCCCACCATGGTGGAGATCACGGGGGGGCTGCAGGCCGGACAGCGCGTACTGATGGCGCCGACTGAACTTCAGCTTGCCAAGCTCCCCGCACCGGGCGAATCCACGGGCGAGGGCTTCAACGCGACCGAGACCGCCGCCGCCGACACCGACGGAACCAGTGCCGGCTGA
- a CDS encoding lysophospholipid acyltransferase family protein, whose amino-acid sequence MIHTLATRLCRYAQAPTVGTALVRIGEYALVRAWTTLMNCFPVDVNLHTGRLFGRIWWYASPRHRQRALDNLRPALGDRYDEVGLRRIARESFEHFAQLYAVELFQTPRLIHESSWSRYVELQDMGPALRELLSPRGAVLLTGHFGNYELLGYTICKLGLPLSAVMRPLDRPLINQFLVEARARGGLTLLYKKGVSAVAGQVIDAGGGLSFIADQDAGRKGMYVNFFGRKASTYKSIGLLAMAKRVPIVVGYATRVRTGFHYRLAVERIIQPEEWDVHDDPLRWITQEFTTALEQAIRRWPEQYLWVHRRWKHRPKDETSAAQPSADLV is encoded by the coding sequence ATGATCCACACGCTCGCCACGCGCCTCTGCCGCTACGCCCAGGCACCCACCGTCGGCACGGCGCTGGTACGCATCGGCGAGTACGCCCTCGTCCGCGCGTGGACCACCCTGATGAACTGCTTTCCGGTCGATGTCAACCTGCACACCGGGCGGCTCTTCGGGCGTATCTGGTGGTACGCCAGCCCCCGCCACCGCCAGCGGGCCCTCGACAACCTGCGCCCGGCACTGGGCGACCGGTACGACGAGGTCGGGCTGCGCCGCATCGCGCGCGAATCCTTCGAGCACTTCGCCCAACTCTACGCCGTCGAGCTCTTTCAGACACCGCGGCTGATCCATGAATCCTCCTGGTCCCGTTATGTCGAGCTGCAGGACATGGGGCCGGCGCTACGCGAGCTGCTCAGCCCGCGCGGGGCCGTGCTGCTCACGGGCCATTTCGGCAACTACGAACTGCTCGGTTACACCATTTGCAAGCTCGGCTTGCCGCTCAGCGCCGTCATGCGCCCACTCGACCGTCCGCTCATCAACCAGTTCCTCGTCGAGGCCCGCGCCCGCGGCGGCCTGACGCTGCTCTACAAGAAGGGCGTCAGCGCGGTTGCCGGACAAGTGATCGACGCGGGGGGCGGGCTCAGTTTCATTGCCGATCAGGATGCCGGGCGCAAAGGAATGTACGTCAATTTCTTCGGCCGCAAGGCCTCTACGTACAAGTCGATCGGCCTGTTGGCCATGGCAAAGCGCGTTCCGATCGTGGTGGGCTACGCCACCCGCGTGCGCACCGGCTTCCACTACCGGCTCGCGGTCGAGCGGATCATTCAGCCCGAGGAATGGGACGTGCACGACGATCCGCTCCGCTGGATCACACAGGAGTTCACCACCGCACTGGAACAGGCCATCCGCCGCTGGCCGGAGCAGTATCTGTGGGTCCACCGCCGCTGGAAGCACCGGCCAAAGGATGAAACGAGCGCCGCGCAGCCGTCCGCGGACCTTGTCTGA
- a CDS encoding IS5 family transposase — MKIMVLVDARGLPVAIDTAQADAHESRCVQALFDFVLTRETPPRVIGDKAYDSDKLDEELAQRGMEMIAPHRGNRKPENVTQDRPAAAAKRRWTVERTISWIQNYRRLCIRWEKSSCLFSGFLHMTCTLLLLSEVLR; from the coding sequence GTGAAAATCATGGTTCTGGTCGATGCCCGCGGTTTGCCGGTGGCGATCGATACCGCGCAGGCGGACGCCCACGAGAGCCGCTGCGTGCAGGCGCTGTTCGACTTCGTGCTGACGCGCGAGACGCCGCCGCGCGTGATCGGCGACAAGGCGTACGACAGCGACAAGCTCGACGAAGAGCTCGCACAGCGCGGCATGGAAATGATCGCGCCGCATCGCGGCAACCGCAAGCCGGAGAATGTGACACAGGACCGCCCGGCCGCTGCAGCCAAGCGGCGCTGGACGGTGGAGCGGACGATCTCCTGGATCCAGAACTACCGTCGGCTCTGCATCCGTTGGGAGAAGTCGAGCTGCCTGTTCAGCGGCTTCTTGCATATGACCTGTACGCTTCTCTTGCTTTCAGAGGTTTTGAGATAG
- a CDS encoding YlbF family regulator has protein sequence MPDAQDLVQRARGLGEALAAHPVVVAYFGAQHQARSDNSAQSVLRDYQQQLEHIQKLEAEQQPIEVADKHKLQALEQQMASSDALKRLMRAQADYVALMNQVNAAMEEPLARLRQGSPQS, from the coding sequence ATGCCGGACGCGCAGGATCTTGTGCAGCGGGCTCGCGGCCTGGGAGAGGCCCTCGCCGCCCACCCCGTGGTCGTGGCCTACTTCGGTGCCCAGCACCAGGCGCGCAGCGACAACTCGGCCCAGAGCGTCCTCCGGGACTACCAGCAGCAGCTTGAGCACATCCAGAAGCTTGAGGCCGAGCAGCAGCCGATCGAAGTGGCGGACAAGCACAAGCTCCAAGCCCTGGAGCAGCAGATGGCCAGCAGCGATGCGCTCAAGCGCCTCATGCGGGCACAGGCGGACTATGTCGCCTTGATGAATCAGGTCAATGCCGCCATGGAAGAACCACTCGCGCGCCTCCGACAGGGGAGTCCGCAGTCTTGA
- a CDS encoding glycosyltransferase family 39 protein, with the protein MARHTMAWFGVLLLSTAALSFYHLDGGAGFEPVDAWVGQTAREMYEGEFPRTLIVPTFSAETRMQKSPGPYWAVMLTAWVRGQATIDEVATRIPNAFAALLLVATLFWLTWHIAGDRPAIFAGFAASASVCVLWWSHRGASDLGLTACTTLSLAALWVAAERCRAGAGRNALFLLAYFAAGVGMLYKMPMPLAVVGVPALLYVLVLRRWSVLAHWVHLVGLAVFLVPWLPWALAAAQLEHAALHKWLVEYLDRYTGDLPNVEDQGGWKYSWYYLPMPLAFCLPWSLSLPGALARVFRRDAFALPAATTRPDGGGDSIGRRGRVFMLLWFVGLLVFFTASTGKEWRYFLPALPPLFVLLGIELAAFFGPRPAGHSHRLARLGVLGIWIGYPLAVGVGLTIGLRKWWAMRGQFELDGLVTLPTVAMEVAVAAALLYIALAVSAWLYLRGRTHASFGCIVVGMFALWLWAWPMVMPRFLSQRPFRDFATQLVEHVPAEQRSALRMIGTHDPRINWFGDLRFPRIIDQLALLREQVERVQNGQQTARRDLDYELQRYGEEIIRGLRGTELVLYVFPFESYVLLIASAPAELAARDEAMPPHYLWLQTRYGNFDRQMLLVSNRPPPFPAPPLRLPEKLAARLQAAGAAFPIGASDGVPAQSSSIPAENANEEAPGMPPTPAPASDTPAAAEETDPA; encoded by the coding sequence ATGGCTCGCCACACCATGGCGTGGTTCGGTGTGCTGCTCTTGAGCACGGCCGCGCTGTCCTTCTATCACCTCGACGGCGGGGCCGGGTTCGAGCCGGTCGATGCGTGGGTGGGCCAAACGGCGCGCGAGATGTACGAGGGGGAGTTCCCGCGCACCCTGATCGTCCCCACTTTCTCCGCCGAGACGCGCATGCAGAAGTCGCCCGGGCCCTACTGGGCGGTGATGCTGACGGCCTGGGTGCGCGGCCAGGCGACGATCGACGAGGTCGCAACGCGCATCCCCAATGCATTTGCTGCTCTGCTGTTGGTTGCGACCCTTTTCTGGCTGACCTGGCACATCGCCGGGGATCGCCCCGCCATCTTCGCCGGTTTCGCTGCTTCCGCGAGCGTCTGTGTCCTCTGGTGGTCACACCGCGGCGCCAGCGACCTCGGGCTGACGGCCTGCACAACACTGTCACTCGCGGCACTGTGGGTGGCGGCCGAGCGCTGCCGTGCCGGCGCCGGGCGCAATGCGCTGTTCCTGCTCGCCTATTTCGCGGCTGGGGTCGGCATGCTCTACAAGATGCCGATGCCGTTGGCGGTGGTCGGGGTACCCGCGTTGCTGTATGTGCTCGTGTTGCGCCGTTGGTCCGTGCTGGCACACTGGGTCCACCTGGTGGGGCTGGCCGTGTTTCTTGTGCCGTGGCTGCCGTGGGCGCTCGCCGCGGCCCAGCTCGAGCACGCGGCCCTGCACAAATGGCTGGTCGAATACCTCGACCGCTACACCGGCGACCTGCCGAATGTCGAGGATCAGGGCGGCTGGAAATACTCCTGGTATTACCTGCCGATGCCGCTTGCGTTCTGCCTGCCGTGGTCACTTTCACTGCCGGGCGCGCTCGCGCGCGTCTTTCGACGGGATGCGTTCGCGTTACCCGCGGCGACTACGCGTCCGGACGGTGGTGGCGATTCCATCGGTCGCCGGGGGCGGGTCTTCATGCTGCTCTGGTTCGTGGGTTTGCTGGTCTTCTTCACCGCTTCGACCGGCAAGGAGTGGCGCTATTTTCTACCCGCGCTACCCCCACTGTTCGTCCTGCTGGGGATTGAACTGGCGGCTTTTTTCGGCCCGCGTCCCGCCGGTCATTCCCACCGCCTGGCTCGGCTCGGTGTCCTGGGCATCTGGATCGGGTATCCGCTCGCGGTCGGCGTCGGTCTCACGATCGGACTACGTAAATGGTGGGCCATGCGAGGCCAGTTCGAGCTCGACGGGCTGGTGACGCTGCCGACGGTAGCCATGGAAGTCGCGGTGGCGGCCGCGCTGCTGTACATCGCGCTGGCGGTCTCTGCGTGGCTCTATCTGCGCGGTCGAACGCACGCCTCTTTCGGCTGCATCGTTGTGGGGATGTTCGCGCTCTGGCTATGGGCCTGGCCGATGGTGATGCCGCGATTTCTCTCCCAGCGACCGTTCCGCGATTTCGCCACACAGCTTGTGGAGCACGTGCCGGCCGAACAGCGGTCGGCGCTGCGGATGATCGGCACGCACGATCCACGCATCAACTGGTTCGGTGATCTGCGATTCCCGCGCATCATCGACCAGTTGGCCCTGCTCCGGGAACAGGTGGAGCGTGTCCAGAACGGGCAGCAGACTGCAAGGCGCGACCTCGACTATGAACTACAACGGTATGGCGAAGAAATCATCCGCGGCCTGCGCGGGACGGAACTCGTGCTCTACGTCTTCCCGTTCGAGTCGTACGTGCTCTTGATCGCGAGTGCCCCGGCAGAGCTGGCCGCCCGCGACGAAGCCATGCCTCCGCACTATCTCTGGCTCCAGACGCGCTACGGTAATTTTGATCGTCAGATGTTGCTGGTGAGCAATCGACCACCCCCCTTCCCTGCTCCACCACTCCGTCTGCCTGAGAAGCTCGCGGCCCGTCTGCAAGCCGCCGGCGCCGCCTTCCCCATCGGCGCTTCCGACGGAGTACCCGCCCAGTCCAGTTCCATTCCTGCCGAGAACGCGAACGAAGAGGCGCCCGGTATGCCCCCGACCCCAGCGCCCGCCTCCGACACACCGGCCGCAGCGGAGGAGACCGACCCAGCATGA
- a CDS encoding saccharopine dehydrogenase NADP-binding domain-containing protein codes for MSTVATADHPRYRYVVLGAGRQGLALAYDLLCRGEAAAVTLVDTDRAAAERAIVRLHALVPGTACQLTAVGCDVSDADQVVPLLRGADVALSAVPYRFNEDLTDATIAAGVSLCDLGGNTAIVRAQLRRHAAAAAAGVSVVPDCGLAPGLGNILAAHGIAALEEVDDVYVRCGGLPERPVGPLGYKLVFNFDGLLNEYSGCGEFLRGGEFCQVPALTELEELEFPPPLGRCEAAVTSGGTSTCAESFAGRVRNFDYKTVRYPGHFAIVRALFELGAFGTEAVALPDGARVVPRVVLLALCERVLAFPDVPDLVVLRCIVRGRRAGRPVVRVYDLLDRHDPVTGFSAMERTTAFPAALVAHLQARRMIAPGVRPLELALPLAVYWAELPGHDLRIALREAESGAGMGGC; via the coding sequence ATGAGTACCGTCGCTACCGCGGATCATCCTCGCTATCGCTACGTCGTGCTCGGGGCGGGGCGGCAGGGCCTGGCCCTCGCCTATGACCTTCTGTGTCGCGGTGAGGCCGCCGCGGTGACCCTGGTGGACACGGACCGGGCGGCGGCCGAGCGGGCGATCGTGCGGCTGCACGCGCTGGTTCCTGGAACGGCTTGCCAATTGACGGCGGTGGGGTGCGACGTGTCAGACGCCGACCAGGTCGTGCCCCTGCTGCGCGGTGCCGATGTCGCGCTGTCGGCCGTACCCTACCGCTTCAACGAAGACTTGACGGATGCCACGATCGCCGCGGGCGTTTCGCTGTGTGATCTCGGCGGGAACACGGCGATCGTGCGCGCGCAACTGCGGCGACACGCGGCGGCGGCGGCGGCGGGTGTGAGCGTGGTGCCCGATTGCGGCCTCGCGCCAGGGCTCGGGAACATCCTGGCGGCGCATGGGATCGCTGCCCTGGAGGAGGTCGATGACGTTTACGTGCGCTGCGGGGGTTTGCCGGAGCGGCCGGTGGGACCGCTGGGCTACAAGCTGGTGTTCAACTTCGACGGGCTGCTCAACGAGTACAGCGGCTGCGGAGAGTTTCTGCGCGGCGGGGAATTCTGCCAGGTGCCGGCCCTGACGGAGTTGGAGGAGCTGGAGTTTCCGCCCCCGCTGGGACGGTGTGAGGCCGCCGTGACCAGCGGCGGAACCAGCACCTGCGCGGAGTCGTTTGCGGGGCGCGTGCGGAATTTCGATTACAAGACGGTGCGCTACCCCGGGCACTTCGCAATCGTGCGGGCGCTCTTTGAGCTGGGGGCCTTCGGAACCGAGGCCGTGGCGCTCCCGGATGGGGCGCGGGTGGTGCCGCGGGTGGTGCTGCTGGCGCTGTGCGAGCGGGTGCTGGCATTTCCCGACGTGCCGGACTTGGTGGTGCTGCGCTGCATTGTGCGCGGGCGCCGCGCGGGCCGACCGGTCGTGCGGGTGTACGATCTGCTCGACCGGCACGATCCGGTCACGGGCTTCTCGGCGATGGAGCGTACGACGGCGTTTCCAGCGGCGCTGGTGGCGCACCTGCAGGCGCGTCGCATGATCGCGCCCGGGGTGCGGCCGCTGGAGTTGGCGCTGCCGCTGGCGGTGTACTGGGCGGAGTTGCCGGGGCACGACCTGCGCATTGCGCTGCGGGAAGCGGAAAGTGGAGCAGGGATGGGCGGGTGTTGA